The proteins below come from a single Streptomyces sp. B3I8 genomic window:
- a CDS encoding DUF5326 family protein — protein sequence MREIFAGLPWWVKWIAVPVIAFVVFGGLIASVLGFLIGVLFKVLLFVALVGGLIYIVRKFMAGSSSHGDW from the coding sequence ATGCGAGAGATCTTCGCGGGTTTGCCGTGGTGGGTTAAGTGGATCGCGGTGCCGGTCATCGCCTTCGTCGTGTTCGGCGGCCTGATAGCCAGCGTGCTCGGATTCCTCATCGGGGTGCTGTTCAAGGTGCTGTTGTTCGTCGCGCTGGTCGGCGGCCTCATCTACATCGTGCGGAAGTTCATGGCGGGTTCGTCCTCGCACGGCGACTGGTGA
- a CDS encoding SsgA family sporulation/cell division regulator: MSESVVQAEVMMSFLVSEELSFRIPVELRYETCDPFAVRLTFHLPGDAPVTWAFGRELLIDGVGRPCGDGDVHIAPADPHTIGEVLIRLQVGADCAVFRSGAAPLVAFLDRTDRLVPLGQERSLADFDTLLDEALDRILAEEQSAG, from the coding sequence ATGAGCGAGTCCGTAGTGCAGGCGGAGGTCATGATGAGCTTCTTGGTCTCGGAGGAACTCTCCTTCCGGATCCCCGTGGAGCTGCGCTACGAGACCTGCGATCCCTTCGCCGTGCGGCTGACCTTCCATCTTCCCGGTGACGCGCCCGTCACCTGGGCGTTCGGGCGCGAACTGCTGATCGACGGGGTGGGGCGACCGTGCGGTGACGGGGACGTGCACATCGCGCCCGCGGACCCCCACACGATCGGTGAGGTACTGATCAGACTTCAGGTCGGTGCCGACTGTGCGGTGTTCCGGTCCGGGGCGGCGCCGCTCGTGGCCTTCCTCGACCGCACGGACAGGTTGGTCCCCCTGGGGCAGGAGCGTTCCCTCGCGGACTTCGACACCCTGCTCGACGAGGCGCTGGACCGAATCCTCGCCGAGGAGCAGAGCGCGGGGTGA
- a CDS encoding cupin domain-containing protein: MKEFRLDELEAERAANDGAYLQFLRERNMSVGLYALDAGAVDPQQPHQQDEVYYVASGRASITVGMETTQVARGSVVYVPAGVTHKFHHITEDLRVLVVFSPPES; encoded by the coding sequence ATGAAGGAATTCCGGCTCGACGAACTGGAAGCCGAACGCGCCGCCAACGACGGGGCCTACCTGCAGTTCCTGCGCGAACGCAATATGTCGGTGGGCCTGTACGCGTTGGACGCGGGGGCCGTCGACCCCCAGCAGCCGCACCAGCAGGACGAGGTGTACTACGTCGCCAGCGGGCGGGCGTCGATCACCGTCGGTATGGAAACCACGCAGGTGGCCCGCGGCAGCGTCGTCTACGTGCCTGCCGGTGTCACCCACAAGTTCCACCACATCACCGAGGATCTCAGGGTGCTGGTGGTGTTCTCTCCGCCGGAGAGCTGA
- a CDS encoding metallophosphoesterase produces the protein MVEGSMTQGAGQGPEAEQAATVRDFRVPAYVQETGPFVSEGRPGEVGVPPEAPGEQPGGRPVPHSEEYPEGHAERYAEGYPEGYTPTERDLPVINRGDTVQVVVDPAPAPVAQPLAATGEGPGPLFVVGDVHGYLDELVAALQEKGLLDSAGRWCAGTARLWFLGDFTDRGPDGIGVIDLVMRLSAEAAAAGGYCKALMGNHELLLLGAKRFGDTPVNSGAGTATFQAAWLLNGGQKTDMDRLQDHHLQWMSRLDAMESADGHLLVHSDTTSYLDYGRSIEEVNDTIRETLTRNDADEVWDLFRKFTKRFSFRDEGGADAVRSLLDVYGGTRIVHGHSPIPYLLGEVGSEDGEDAGPPVVEGPHLYADGLALAMDGGVTMAGKLLVQQLPLAR, from the coding sequence ATGGTGGAGGGGTCGATGACTCAGGGGGCCGGTCAGGGACCCGAGGCGGAGCAGGCGGCGACGGTGCGCGACTTCCGGGTGCCCGCGTACGTGCAGGAGACCGGTCCGTTCGTCTCCGAGGGCCGTCCCGGGGAGGTCGGCGTTCCCCCCGAGGCGCCCGGGGAACAGCCCGGCGGCCGGCCCGTTCCCCATTCCGAGGAGTACCCGGAGGGACATGCGGAGAGGTACGCCGAGGGATACCCGGAGGGGTACACCCCCACCGAGCGCGACCTGCCGGTGATCAACCGCGGTGACACCGTCCAGGTCGTCGTCGATCCCGCGCCCGCCCCGGTGGCACAGCCCCTCGCCGCCACCGGTGAGGGCCCCGGCCCCCTGTTCGTGGTCGGCGACGTCCACGGCTACCTCGACGAGCTGGTGGCCGCGCTCCAGGAGAAGGGCCTCCTCGACTCCGCCGGCCGGTGGTGCGCCGGCACCGCCCGGCTGTGGTTCCTGGGCGACTTCACCGATCGCGGCCCCGACGGCATCGGCGTCATCGACCTGGTGATGCGGCTCTCCGCCGAGGCGGCGGCGGCCGGCGGCTACTGCAAGGCGCTCATGGGCAACCACGAGCTGCTGCTGCTGGGCGCCAAGCGGTTCGGCGACACACCCGTCAACTCGGGCGCGGGCACCGCCACCTTCCAGGCGGCCTGGCTGCTGAACGGCGGCCAGAAGACCGACATGGACCGCCTCCAGGACCACCACCTGCAGTGGATGTCCCGCCTCGACGCCATGGAGTCCGCCGACGGGCACCTGCTGGTGCACTCGGACACCACCTCCTACCTCGACTACGGCCGTTCCATCGAAGAGGTCAACGACACCATCCGCGAGACGCTCACGCGCAACGACGCGGACGAGGTGTGGGACCTGTTCCGCAAGTTCACCAAGCGGTTCTCGTTCCGCGACGAGGGCGGCGCCGACGCCGTCCGCTCCCTGCTGGACGTCTACGGCGGCACCCGCATCGTGCACGGCCACAGCCCGATCCCGTATCTGCTGGGCGAGGTCGGCTCGGAGGACGGCGAGGACGCCGGGCCGCCCGTGGTCGAAGGACCACACCTGTACGCCGACGGACTCGCCCTCGCCATGGACGGCGGGGTGACCATGGCCGGAAAGCTGCTGGTCCAGCAACTACCGCTGGCGCGCTGA
- a CDS encoding YibE/F family protein, which translates to MTTPSQHPHHPPHQHSPHEQPPSRPDNSQGSAGHSHSHGHGPAAPASQRLRKVITAVLVPFAVAVVAGLVVLWPGGVPSHERTGVGFDRQTQQATVTKVVRVDCAAVGAVGGTGTGGPGADGTSADGASADGGTPGSGAGDSGACKKATVRVDTGKDKGRTFTEFVQPDQSRQLDQGEKVVVSYEPSAPKNLQYSVTDVKRTLPMALLAGIFAVAVVVVGRMRGLAALISLAVSFLLLSFFILPAILQGSNPLAVAVVGSSAIMLIALYMCHGLTARTSVAVLGTLISLGLIGALGSLFIGWAALTGNTDDSTGLIHGLYPDIDMSGLLLAGVIIGSLGVLDDVTVTQTSAVWELHEANPVMGRRALYRAGIRIGRDHIASVVNTLVLAYAGAALPLLLLFSVARSDVGTVATSELVAEEIVRTLVGSIGLVASVPVTTALAALVVSADRPGGAGRATTPHGGEQPAARVGGGTAVVPPARGARGRRRKR; encoded by the coding sequence GTGACCACGCCCTCTCAGCACCCGCATCACCCTCCCCATCAGCACTCGCCACACGAGCAGCCTCCGTCTCGGCCGGACAACTCCCAGGGGAGTGCCGGCCACTCCCACAGCCACGGCCACGGACCGGCGGCGCCCGCCTCGCAGCGGCTGCGGAAGGTCATCACCGCCGTCCTCGTCCCGTTCGCCGTCGCGGTGGTCGCGGGGCTGGTCGTGCTCTGGCCCGGCGGTGTTCCGTCGCACGAGCGCACCGGCGTCGGCTTCGACCGCCAGACGCAGCAGGCCACGGTGACCAAGGTGGTCCGGGTGGACTGCGCGGCCGTGGGCGCCGTGGGTGGTACGGGCACGGGCGGCCCGGGTGCGGACGGGACGTCCGCCGACGGCGCCTCGGCCGACGGCGGCACCCCGGGTTCCGGCGCGGGGGACTCCGGTGCGTGCAAGAAGGCCACGGTCCGCGTCGACACGGGCAAGGACAAGGGCCGCACCTTCACCGAGTTCGTCCAGCCGGACCAGTCGCGGCAACTGGACCAGGGCGAGAAGGTCGTGGTCTCCTACGAGCCCTCCGCACCGAAGAACCTGCAGTACTCGGTCACCGATGTGAAGCGCACCCTGCCCATGGCGCTGCTCGCGGGCATCTTCGCCGTCGCCGTGGTGGTCGTGGGCCGGATGCGGGGCCTGGCCGCCCTGATCTCGCTGGCCGTCAGCTTCCTGCTGCTGTCGTTCTTCATCCTGCCGGCGATACTGCAGGGCTCGAACCCGCTGGCGGTGGCGGTGGTGGGGTCGAGCGCCATCATGCTGATCGCCCTGTACATGTGTCACGGCCTCACGGCCCGCACCTCCGTCGCGGTGCTCGGCACGCTGATCTCGCTGGGGCTGATCGGTGCTCTCGGCTCGCTGTTCATCGGGTGGGCCGCACTCACCGGGAACACCGACGACAGCACCGGCCTGATCCACGGTCTCTATCCGGACATCGACATGAGCGGCCTGCTGCTGGCCGGGGTCATCATCGGTTCACTCGGGGTGCTCGACGACGTGACGGTGACCCAGACGTCCGCCGTCTGGGAACTGCACGAGGCGAACCCCGTCATGGGCCGCAGGGCGTTGTACCGCGCGGGCATACGGATCGGTCGCGATCACATCGCCTCGGTCGTCAACACCCTGGTCCTGGCCTACGCGGGTGCGGCTTTGCCCTTGCTGCTGCTCTTCTCCGTCGCGCGGAGCGATGTGGGGACGGTCGCCACCAGCGAGCTGGTCGCCGAAGAGATCGTGCGCACGCTGGTCGGTTCCATCGGCCTGGTCGCCTCGGTGCCCGTGACCACCGCCCTGGCCGCGCTGGTGGTCTCCGCGGACCGCCCGGGCGGGGCGGGCCGGGCGACGACACCGCACGGGGGCGAACAGCCGGCCGCCCGAGTCGGCGGGGGGACGGCGGTGGTGCCCCCGGCGCGCGGCGCACGGGGCCGTCGCCGCAAGCGCTGA
- the thiC gene encoding phosphomethylpyrimidine synthase ThiC — MTIKDTRTPASAQNVSVGSVGDSERNPGGTSHGEEAGTSIGWHKAYVEGSRPDLRVPVRQVHLTNGKSVTLYDTSGPYTDPTVGTDVRRGLAALRENWITARGDTQEYAGRPVRPEDDGIKHTSPRGGLRNLDAVFPGRPRQPRRGRDGTPVTQLAYAQRGEITPEMEFVAIRENVSPEVVREEIAAGRAVLPVNVNHPEIEPMIIGKRFLVKVNANIGNSAVTSSIEEEVEKMTWATRWGADTVMDLSTGRNIHTTREWVLRNSPVPIGTVPLYQALEKVDGRAEELTWEVYKDTVVEQAEQGVDYMTVHAGVRLAHVPLTANRKTGIVSRGGSIMAAWCLAHHKESFLYEHFEELCEILAAYDVTYSLGDGLRPGSIADANDEAQFAELRTLGELNRIARRFQVQTMIEGPGHVPMHKIKENIDLQQEICDEAPFYTLGPLTTDVAPAYDHITSGIGAAMIAWWGTAMLCYVTPKEHLGLPNRDDVKTGVITYKIAAHAADLAKGHPGAQEWDDALSDARFEFRWEDQFNLALDPDTAREFHDETLPAEPAKTAHFCSMCGPKFCSMKISQNIAERFGGPAAEGATAEEIAEGMLQKSKEFAESGNRVYLPLAD, encoded by the coding sequence ATGACCATCAAGGACACACGCACGCCTGCCTCCGCACAGAACGTCAGTGTGGGCTCTGTCGGGGACTCCGAGAGGAACCCCGGCGGGACGTCCCACGGCGAGGAGGCCGGAACGTCCATCGGCTGGCACAAGGCGTACGTTGAGGGTTCGCGCCCCGATCTGCGCGTGCCGGTCCGCCAGGTGCACCTCACCAACGGGAAGTCGGTCACGCTGTACGACACCTCGGGCCCGTACACCGACCCCACTGTTGGGACCGATGTCCGCAGGGGTCTCGCGGCGCTGCGCGAGAACTGGATCACCGCCCGGGGCGACACCCAGGAGTACGCGGGACGTCCGGTCCGGCCCGAGGACGACGGGATCAAGCACACCTCGCCGCGCGGGGGGCTGCGCAACCTCGACGCGGTCTTTCCCGGACGGCCCCGCCAGCCGCGCCGCGGCCGGGACGGAACGCCAGTGACCCAACTCGCCTATGCACAGCGGGGAGAGATCACCCCCGAGATGGAGTTCGTGGCCATCCGGGAGAACGTCTCCCCGGAAGTCGTGCGTGAGGAGATCGCGGCGGGGCGCGCGGTGCTGCCGGTGAACGTCAACCACCCGGAGATCGAGCCGATGATCATCGGCAAGCGGTTCCTGGTGAAGGTCAACGCCAACATCGGCAACTCCGCCGTCACCTCCTCCATCGAGGAGGAGGTCGAGAAGATGACCTGGGCGACCCGCTGGGGTGCCGACACGGTCATGGACCTGTCCACGGGACGCAACATCCACACCACGCGCGAGTGGGTGCTGCGCAACTCCCCCGTGCCCATCGGCACGGTCCCCCTCTACCAGGCCCTCGAGAAGGTCGACGGCAGGGCGGAGGAGCTGACCTGGGAGGTCTACAAGGACACGGTCGTCGAACAGGCCGAGCAGGGCGTGGACTACATGACCGTGCACGCCGGGGTGCGCCTCGCCCATGTGCCGCTCACCGCGAACCGCAAGACCGGCATCGTCTCGCGCGGCGGCTCCATCATGGCCGCCTGGTGCCTGGCCCACCACAAGGAGTCGTTCCTCTACGAGCACTTCGAGGAGCTCTGCGAGATTCTCGCCGCCTACGACGTGACGTACTCCCTCGGCGACGGCCTGCGGCCCGGTTCCATCGCGGACGCCAACGACGAGGCGCAGTTCGCGGAACTGCGCACGCTCGGGGAACTCAACCGGATCGCCAGGCGTTTCCAGGTACAGACGATGATCGAGGGCCCGGGACACGTCCCGATGCACAAGATCAAGGAGAACATCGACCTTCAGCAGGAGATCTGCGATGAAGCTCCGTTCTATACACTCGGCCCGCTGACGACGGACGTCGCTCCGGCGTACGACCACATCACCTCCGGCATCGGTGCCGCGATGATCGCCTGGTGGGGCACGGCCATGCTCTGCTACGTCACGCCCAAGGAGCACTTGGGCCTGCCCAACCGTGACGACGTCAAGACCGGCGTCATCACCTACAAGATCGCCGCCCACGCAGCCGACCTCGCCAAGGGGCACCCCGGTGCGCAGGAGTGGGACGACGCGCTGTCCGACGCACGTTTCGAGTTCCGCTGGGAGGACCAGTTCAACCTGGCCCTCGACCCGGACACGGCCCGTGAGTTCCACGACGAGACCCTGCCGGCCGAGCCCGCCAAGACGGCCCACTTCTGCTCGATGTGCGGCCCCAAGTTCTGCTCGATGAAGATCAGCCAGAACATCGCCGAGCGATTCGGTGGCCCGGCGGCCGAGGGAGCGACGGCCGAGGAGATCGCGGAGGGGATGCTCCAGAAGTCGAAGGAGTTCGCGGAGAGCGGGAACCGGGTCTACCTGCCGCTGGCGGACTGA
- a CDS encoding cytochrome ubiquinol oxidase subunit I — protein sequence MELALAPETLARWQFGITTVYHFLFVPLTISLAALTAGLQTAWVRTEKEKYLRATKFWGKLFLINIAMGVVTGIVQEFQFGMNWSDYSRFVGDIFGAPLAFEALLAFFFESTFIGLWIFGWDKLPKKLHLACIWMVSLGTFLSAYFILAANSWMQHPVGYRINESRGRAELTDFWAVLTQNTALSQAFHTLSASFLTGGAFMVGIAAFHLLRKKHVRVMKTSLRLGLVTVVVAGLLTAVSGDVLGKVMFKQQPMKMASAEALWDGQSPAPFSVFAYGDVEKGHNSVAVEIPGLLSFLADDNFSSYVPGINDVNKAEQQKFGPGDYRPNIPVTFWGFRWMIGFGMTSFALGAAGLWLTRKKFLLPQHLRVGDEEVPHLVLFRNKALGPTLTKWYWSAAILTLGFPLLANSWGWIFTEMGRQPWAVFGVLRTSDAVSPGVSQGEVLTSMLTFTALYAILAVVEVKLLVKYVKAGPPELTEADLNPPTKIGGDSRDADKPMAFSY from the coding sequence GTGGAACTGGCTCTGGCGCCGGAGACCCTGGCGCGCTGGCAGTTCGGCATCACCACCGTCTACCACTTCCTCTTCGTCCCGCTGACGATCTCGCTGGCCGCGCTGACGGCCGGCCTGCAGACCGCCTGGGTGCGGACGGAAAAAGAGAAGTACCTCAGGGCCACCAAGTTCTGGGGCAAGCTCTTCCTGATCAACATCGCGATGGGCGTCGTCACCGGCATCGTGCAGGAGTTCCAGTTCGGCATGAACTGGTCCGACTACTCGCGCTTCGTCGGCGACATCTTCGGCGCCCCCCTCGCCTTCGAGGCGCTCCTGGCCTTCTTCTTCGAGTCGACCTTCATCGGACTGTGGATCTTCGGCTGGGACAAGTTGCCGAAGAAGCTGCACCTGGCCTGCATATGGATGGTGTCGCTCGGCACCTTCCTGTCGGCCTACTTCATCCTCGCCGCCAACTCCTGGATGCAGCACCCCGTCGGCTACCGGATCAACGAATCCCGCGGCCGGGCCGAACTCACCGACTTCTGGGCCGTGCTGACCCAGAACACCGCCCTCAGCCAGGCCTTCCACACCCTGTCCGCGTCCTTCCTCACCGGCGGCGCGTTCATGGTCGGCATCGCCGCCTTCCACCTGCTGCGCAAGAAGCACGTACGGGTGATGAAGACCTCGCTGCGGCTGGGCCTGGTCACCGTGGTCGTCGCCGGGCTGCTCACCGCCGTCAGCGGTGACGTCCTCGGCAAGGTCATGTTCAAGCAGCAGCCGATGAAGATGGCGTCCGCCGAGGCGCTGTGGGACGGCCAGTCCCCCGCCCCCTTCTCCGTGTTCGCGTACGGCGACGTCGAGAAGGGCCACAACAGCGTGGCCGTCGAGATCCCCGGCCTGCTCTCGTTCCTCGCCGACGACAACTTCTCCTCGTACGTCCCCGGCATCAACGACGTCAACAAGGCCGAGCAGCAGAAGTTCGGCCCCGGCGACTACCGGCCCAACATCCCCGTCACCTTCTGGGGCTTCCGCTGGATGATCGGCTTCGGCATGACGTCCTTCGCGCTGGGCGCGGCCGGACTGTGGCTCACCCGGAAGAAGTTCCTGCTGCCACAGCATCTGAGGGTCGGCGACGAGGAGGTGCCGCACCTGGTGCTCTTCCGCAACAAGGCGCTCGGCCCCACGCTGACCAAGTGGTACTGGAGCGCGGCGATCCTCACCCTCGGCTTCCCGCTCCTCGCCAACTCCTGGGGCTGGATCTTCACCGAGATGGGCCGTCAGCCCTGGGCCGTCTTCGGCGTCCTGCGTACCAGTGACGCGGTCTCCCCCGGAGTCTCGCAGGGCGAGGTGCTCACCTCGATGCTCACCTTCACCGCCCTGTACGCGATCCTCGCCGTTGTCGAGGTCAAGCTGCTGGTCAAGTACGTCAAGGCCGGGCCGCCCGAGCTCACCGAGGCGGACCTCAACCCACCTACGAAGATCGGCGGCGACTCGCGGGACGCCGACAAGCCGATGGCCTTCTCCTACTAG
- a CDS encoding LacI family DNA-binding transcriptional regulator — MTAAGKHQVSRAETARRGGRPGRAGIRDVAAAAGVSITTVSDALNGKGRLPDATRRHVREVADRLGYRPSAAARTLRTGKSGLIGLTVTTYGDEPFTFTEFAYFAEMARAATSAALARGYALVILPATSRHDVWSNVALDGTVVIDPSDQDPVVSELVRQGLPVVSDGRPAGALPVTAWVDNDHEAAVLDILDHLADAGARRIGLLTGTTTDTYTRLSTTAYLRWCERVGQDPVYEAYPAHDPCAGAVAADRLLARPDRPDAVYGLFDPNGTDLLAAARRYGLRVPDDLLLVCCSESTVYASTEPPITTLSLKPRRIGTAVVQLLIDAIEGVESQQPVEQVIPTELIIRTSSRRRPPRTTVSPPRTPES, encoded by the coding sequence ATGACAGCAGCAGGGAAGCACCAGGTGAGCCGGGCGGAGACCGCACGGCGGGGCGGCCGGCCGGGCCGAGCGGGCATCAGAGACGTCGCCGCCGCCGCCGGGGTCTCCATCACGACCGTCTCCGACGCCCTCAACGGAAAAGGCAGGCTCCCGGACGCCACCCGGCGCCACGTCCGCGAGGTCGCCGACCGGCTCGGCTACCGCCCGTCGGCCGCCGCCCGGACGCTGAGAACCGGCAAGTCCGGGCTGATCGGCCTGACCGTGACCACGTACGGGGATGAACCGTTCACCTTCACGGAGTTCGCGTACTTCGCGGAGATGGCCCGGGCCGCCACCTCGGCCGCGCTCGCCCGCGGCTACGCCCTGGTGATCCTCCCCGCGACCTCGCGCCACGACGTGTGGTCGAACGTCGCCCTGGACGGCACGGTCGTCATCGACCCCTCCGACCAGGACCCGGTCGTCAGCGAACTCGTCCGCCAGGGCTTACCGGTGGTCTCCGACGGCCGACCGGCGGGCGCACTGCCGGTCACCGCCTGGGTCGACAACGACCACGAGGCCGCCGTCCTGGACATCCTCGACCACCTCGCCGACGCCGGCGCCCGCCGCATCGGCCTGCTCACAGGGACGACCACCGACACGTACACCCGCCTGTCCACCACCGCCTATCTGCGCTGGTGCGAGCGGGTCGGACAGGATCCGGTCTACGAGGCCTACCCCGCCCACGACCCCTGCGCCGGCGCCGTCGCGGCGGACCGGCTGCTCGCCCGGCCCGACCGCCCCGACGCCGTCTACGGCCTGTTCGACCCCAACGGCACCGACCTGCTGGCCGCCGCCCGCCGTTACGGCCTCCGCGTCCCCGACGACCTGCTGCTCGTGTGCTGCAGCGAGTCGACGGTGTACGCGAGCACCGAGCCGCCGATCACCACCCTCTCCCTCAAACCCCGCCGGATCGGCACGGCGGTGGTGCAGCTGCTCATCGACGCCATCGAAGGGGTGGAGTCGCAGCAGCCGGTGGAGCAGGTGATACCGACCGAGCTGATCATCCGTACGTCGTCCCGGCGTCGTCCGCCGCGCACCACCGTCAGCCCGCCGCGCACACCGGAGAGCTGA
- a CDS encoding phage holin family protein — translation MKNFVVKTIANAGALAVAVWLLDKITLSGDSTGKEAGTLILVALVFGVVNVLVKPVVKVLTFPLFILTLGLITLVVNALMLLLTSWVAGKIHLSFHVEGFWTAVLGGLIISVVSWALHVILPDED, via the coding sequence ATGAAGAATTTTGTAGTCAAGACGATCGCCAACGCGGGCGCCCTGGCGGTCGCCGTCTGGCTGCTCGACAAGATCACCCTGAGCGGTGACAGTACCGGCAAGGAGGCCGGCACTCTCATCCTGGTCGCGCTGGTGTTCGGCGTGGTGAACGTGCTGGTCAAGCCGGTCGTGAAGGTGCTGACCTTTCCGCTGTTCATCCTGACGCTCGGTCTGATCACCCTGGTGGTCAACGCGTTGATGCTGCTGCTGACCTCGTGGGTGGCCGGGAAGATTCACCTGAGCTTCCACGTCGAGGGCTTCTGGACGGCTGTCCTCGGCGGCCTGATCATCTCGGTCGTCTCCTGGGCACTGCACGTCATCCTCCCCGACGAGGACTGA
- the hisC gene encoding histidinol-phosphate transaminase, protein MSETSPRLRAELEGIPTYKPGRPAAAAGGPVAYKLSSNENPYPPLPGVMETVLAAAASFNRYPDLACTALSQELADRFGVPVSHIATGTGSVGVAQQLMQSTSGPGDEVIYAWRSFEAYPIITRISGATPVEVPLTPGEAHDLDAMARAITDRTRLIFVCNPNNPTGTAVRRAELEAFLDRVPGDVLVVLDEAYREFIRDPEVPDGIELYRERPNVCVLRTFSKAYGLAGLRVGFAIGHEPVAAALRKTAVPFGVSQLAQDAAIASLNAEDELLGRVGSLVCERNRVVESLREQGWTVPDSQANFVWLRLGERSVDFAQACERAGVVVRPYPPDGVRITIGETEANDIFLKAAEGFRGKL, encoded by the coding sequence GTGAGTGAGACGAGCCCGAGGCTGCGTGCCGAGCTGGAAGGCATCCCCACCTACAAGCCGGGCAGGCCCGCGGCGGCGGCCGGCGGCCCGGTCGCCTACAAGCTGTCCTCCAACGAGAACCCGTACCCCCCGCTGCCGGGTGTCATGGAGACCGTCCTGGCGGCGGCCGCGTCCTTCAACCGCTATCCGGACCTCGCGTGCACCGCGCTCAGCCAGGAACTGGCCGACCGCTTCGGCGTCCCGGTCTCGCACATCGCCACGGGTACGGGGTCGGTCGGCGTCGCCCAGCAGCTGATGCAGTCCACCAGTGGTCCCGGCGACGAGGTGATCTACGCCTGGCGGTCCTTCGAGGCGTACCCGATCATCACACGGATCAGCGGGGCGACGCCGGTGGAGGTGCCGCTGACGCCGGGTGAGGCGCACGACCTGGACGCGATGGCCCGGGCGATCACCGACCGCACGCGGCTGATCTTCGTCTGCAACCCGAACAACCCGACGGGCACGGCGGTGCGCCGCGCGGAACTGGAGGCGTTCCTCGACCGGGTGCCGGGAGACGTCCTGGTGGTCCTGGACGAGGCCTACCGCGAGTTCATCCGGGACCCCGAGGTGCCGGACGGCATCGAGCTGTACCGCGAGCGACCGAACGTGTGCGTGCTGCGGACCTTCTCCAAGGCGTACGGGCTGGCGGGGCTGCGCGTGGGCTTCGCCATCGGTCACGAGCCGGTGGCCGCGGCGCTGCGCAAGACGGCGGTGCCGTTCGGGGTGAGTCAGCTCGCCCAGGACGCGGCGATCGCCTCGCTGAACGCCGAGGACGAACTGCTCGGCCGGGTCGGTTCGCTGGTATGTGAGCGGAACCGGGTGGTCGAGTCGCTGCGCGAGCAGGGCTGGACGGTGCCCGATTCGCAGGCCAACTTCGTCTGGCTGCGGCTGGGGGAGCGCTCGGTGGACTTCGCACAGGCGTGCGAGCGGGCGGGTGTCGTCGTCCGGCCGTACCCGCCGGACGGTGTGCGGATCACCATCGGGGAGACGGAGGCCAACGACATCTTCCTGAAGGCCGCGGAGGGCTTCCGCGGCAAGCTCTGA
- a CDS encoding IclR family transcriptional regulator encodes MIGSVQRAMRLLECVADREYGATAKQLARETQLALPTTYHLLRTLTHEGYLRRDKGMFFLGDAAERLSRSGARQKRRSTVEDALARWRDMLGVPVYYAVYRAGGIEVVSVADTPGNPAVAEWADFRETGHAHAIGQCLLSQLDDEARRDHIDRHPVRAITPYTVSDAHTLLRRLERIGRMEPVFERQEYALGTVCAALPLTAGTTAATVAVSLPCHQADRLLPVVRRLQNEMGRLAGSLALSISI; translated from the coding sequence CTGATCGGCTCCGTGCAGCGGGCGATGCGCCTGCTGGAGTGCGTGGCCGACCGCGAGTACGGCGCCACCGCGAAGCAGCTCGCCCGCGAGACGCAGTTGGCCCTGCCCACGACGTACCACCTGCTGCGCACGCTGACCCACGAGGGCTACCTCCGCCGCGACAAGGGGATGTTCTTCCTCGGGGACGCCGCCGAGCGGCTGAGCAGGAGCGGAGCCCGGCAGAAACGTCGCAGCACGGTCGAGGACGCCCTCGCGCGCTGGCGCGACATGCTCGGAGTCCCGGTCTACTACGCCGTCTACCGCGCCGGCGGCATCGAGGTCGTCTCGGTCGCGGACACCCCGGGGAACCCGGCGGTCGCGGAATGGGCGGACTTCCGGGAGACCGGGCACGCCCACGCGATCGGCCAGTGTCTGCTCTCCCAGCTCGACGACGAGGCCCGCCGCGACCACATCGACCGCCACCCCGTACGGGCGATCACCCCGTACACGGTCTCCGACGCGCACACGCTGCTGCGGCGCCTGGAGCGGATCGGCCGTATGGAACCCGTCTTCGAACGGCAGGAGTACGCGCTCGGCACGGTCTGCGCCGCCCTCCCGCTCACCGCCGGAACGACCGCGGCGACCGTGGCCGTCTCCCTCCCCTGTCACCAGGCCGATCGGCTGCTGCCCGTGGTGCGCCGGCTGCAGAACGAGATGGGTCGGTTGGCCGGCTCGCTCGCCCTGTCTATCAGTATCTGA